Part of the Cyprinus carpio isolate SPL01 chromosome A23, ASM1834038v1, whole genome shotgun sequence genome, atataatgtTCATAATATAACAAGCATAGTGCTATGCAAAGTCAGCTAATTTTCTGTGTCTTTAAACACAAATTATTGCATAAATTCATTACTGATGTAATGATTACAAAATCAACCCGGCGGTGGAGACAGACTTGAGATTCAGAATAAACACAAAGAGAGGCACAAATATTTTGAGACTCTCTCAATGTAGTTTAACCTTAAAACTGAACGCTGAGTACTTGAGCTAAAATATAACAAAAGGACATATTTGTATGTTAGCAACTAAATACTGATGATATCACATTTGTTATGAGAGTGCAAATATGAGATTGGAGCAGTATTGgcataatacagtatttttgttaCAGTTGGGTATAGTTTATGGCTTTAagttaaatatgttttgtaaattttaagtttacattCTATGCTGCCTAAGCACCATTATGATTTCTTGGTGAACAATGCATTTTCTATTTCAATGCAAAAGCATTATTACACCGCAAGAtacataaaaacagttactcatgAACTAGACTATCTTTACAAGCTACTCCAAACCTGTGAATTCAACCAAATGTAAAACTGACATGTTCTACCTACCTCAAATTAGGGGCACGGTGGTAATGTCAAGAGCTAGattacaaaaatgcaataaacaatCCTTTTCTAGTACTTTCAGCAAGCTCCTCCACACagactatatttttatatttgagcaCGGTGTTTAAAAGGCCTATTTAGCAAGTATCTTGGCCATGGAGGTTTATAATGAGTGCATTAGTTAGTGTAAATTGAAGACAGTTGGGAGGAAAATGGTCCCaatctgagaaaaaacaaaatcaaagccTTGATTCTACATGTCCCAAAAGTATCCTTGATTACAGATCCcattaaatatcttattttagtgTCACTGCTCAGATTCTGACCTGCGAGCTCTGGCTCTTCTCTGACTCGTGGATTTGTGTGTTGCCACAGCGGCAGCGAATCCCACCAGACAACACACAGAAGTGATGCCCAACTTGACCATTTCCAACCAATCAGGGATGTCCGTCTTGAGATAACACTCTGCCAGATAAAAACATATCACCAGAAGCCAAAGCACAGAGGCCACAGCGTCAATCCTCCTCAACCTTGAgaagaaaagaatatatatttagctgagatttataattaaaataaattcatgaaataaattatgtatattttatttggttcACCTGACAGGTCCTGCCATTAAGACACCTGTGATGCAAGTTAGGAGACCAACGGAGGCCACGGCCATCTGATGGTCGCTTCCGGACTGCCAGACGAGTCGAGCGTTCTCCACAGCCTTTTCTGGCAGAAGACCCACCAGATCATCCCACATCATGCTGCCCTCCTCAGCATTGCTTTCACTGTCATTTTGGAGGGGGCGTTTAGGTGAGGTGACTCCTCCGCTTAAGGTCTGCATGACGGAGGAGGCCACATCTCCAGATCCAGACAAAGCCACAGCTACAAGGAAGGCACAGGCGAGAAACGCAAAGACTCTGAGCAAGATCAACCATGCAGGAGTGGTGAGTGAGTAGTTGTTCTGTAGAAAAggatagaaaaaaatgaaagatcaCTTGATATGGGAATAGCAATTGATACTTGCAGCATGCCATTTTTGATAATTGTTATTATTGATGACTGAAGGGTGccacagatgcaaaaaaaaaaaattctgaaaggaCAATAAACTAGACTAactaactaaaaactaaacaacAGTAGCTGCACAATAAAATACTCAGGACACAAAAGAAGCAAGACAGAACAGGTCTTTCCTTATCTCTGGCAATCAATTCCACACATCTATCTGCGGTTTAAGAAAACACTAGTAACAGGCTTGTCATTAATTACACTTGAAACACGTTACAAACGATACCCATGTTGTAGTAAAATTGCAGTTTTATCTGGGCAACATCTAAATTCAGTGCAATTTCCTGCCCTTGGAACCTAATCAAACTCTTAGCATTCTAGAACATACACTTCAGAGTGCTATAAACATGGAATCTTCTGTATTTTTCATGTCAAGTCTTGTGGCTTGATTTGAAACCATATAAATATACAGAGATCAGCACCTTAATAAAGGCTTTATCAGCATCCCGACTGCGTCTGAGCTGGTGGTTGAAGAGCAGAGCCCGCAGCTGTCGGTTCTGGTGTTTGATGTAGTACTCCACTGCTGTCTGGCACGGCCGGCACAACTTGAAGGTCTGCTCAAGGTGGTGCTTATAAACCTCGATCTCCTCATCATAGTTTTCCTGTCATTATGggtaaaatattactttaaaatttgCAATTGCTTGCATTTAACTTGTTTTTGAGCTgatgattttcacattttaaaaacaaaggcacataaaaataatttaaaatgtttattctagCTCGACTTTGAAGTATAGAAATGTTTAGATGCCTACTGAATGCCATATTTAATACATAACTTTTTTTGccttaaaactgtataaaaagcataaaagcaAATCTAACAAGCTTTAGACATTGGTCATCTTGAAATTAAGAGATTAAACAGGTGAATTATAAACCTACATCATCCCTGGGGATGAACGAGGCCAGCTGCTTAATCTTCAGTGTCTGGTTGTTGTTGCACTTCTTGCACAGAAGCATTTGACAGTTGACCCACTGCAGAGTCTTCGGTGTCTCCGGGACACCGGCCGAAACACCATGGTTGAGATGCTCCATGTGTTGAGCAGGAATGGGTTTGTTGTAGTCCCCGTTCTACAGATCAAACACAAGcacaaacaaaaactcatttaTAGCATATCCAAAAGCTGCATCAGCaacagcaatacatttttaaattataatagaaaacacacaaacacaaaaatacacgtATAATGCAAGTTATTATAAAACTTAAttgtacaatattactgtttttactgtatttttgatcaaataaatgcatgcatggtcagcataagagacatcttttaaaaacattgaaaaaatcttaccaaccataAACTTTAAAAGGTAGTGTATAAATAAACACacgtaaaatgtaatatttttttgtcttttcaaaacatttacctttagacagaacaaaaaaaatcttctaaattAAGTCAATACCTCCTGAAAGCCATTATACTGTTCACAGTATGGACAATCCCAGCAGTTTCTGTTCCCATAGGGGACAATTGTGTCCTGATTGCAGAACCAACAATTCACTTTGACATGAGTTGGTTTTTTCCTGTGGAATAAGAAGGGTCGGATTTAGGAGAACTGCTGCAAATTACCATGCATTAATAACAGAAAACAACTGTAATACAGTACTCGCATTAATATTGACCTGACAGAACACCACAGTGGTTTTCAATTAACAGGTCACAGGACTGTTTTGCAGACAGACAATAATTAGGACTATAGCGGTCCAGTGTTTTTGGTTGTATCAAATTCCATGGGACATGCAAGACATTCAGTGGAAACTAATGCAAAGCCTGAGTGTTAAATCTAAAACTGGAATTTTGTTTTCCTAAACAACACAATCAGTATCTCGGGACCTGAGACCGATTACCTAACAGTAGCATGAATAAAGTTTCTATTTACAAGCTGATAGAGGCTTGATTACTCTAACAAATTCAGCCTGTGACATTATAAAAGATTAGAACGTCGCCAACATTAAGACAAGTGATAACATGTTTAACATTAGGCAGACATTTGAAGGAATTCAAATCCGGGAAATGAATCACATatcttattaataaatactttggactagaaaaaaatattacacatcaTTTATTACTCAATACTAATATGACAGATTCATTTAACATCACAGCAGAGCATTTGTGCAATACCAATAAAAGAAAGATTAATGTTGGGATCTTCCACTATTGCTTTCAGTCTTGCTAGCATTATACGCATCATTTTTGACAGTTTGATATAAAAGGTTTTTTCCAAATAAGTTGCTCTTACCATGGTAACTAGTTTTCcgtaaaaaaataacataattaacaGTTACTTGGAATAGGTAACGTTATCAGTAACTTAAGCATCACtgccttcagaaaaaaaaaaggagtcagTGCCTTAATTAATCACTGAATTACATATTAACGATAACTGTAGTACTTATTTACTTAGTAGATATTTGTGGTGGAAAATACTAATGTAACGGTCAATTTTAGTCTGTTTAAGTACCACAGACTTGCCATTTTATGAAATCTCGCGCGCTTGTTTGTGTAGCGCGTGCACAAGTATTTTTCATGGCCGAACTGTTGAAAATACTACTGCCAATGCATGTTAATTATATAGGAAACCGTGAAGAAAAACTGCAGTGTAGTTCGCTGCCCAAGCTAAATATTGATGTGTGTTATACGAGGCCCAGCGGCATCTCACGCGCAGGGACACAATACCTGGTTGCAATTCTATAGATTAGCGTTCCTCCTGCAGCAATCGCCGTTGCTCCGACACCTCCAACTAAAAATGGCGGGTACTGTAGTAATATTTGGTTAAAGGACTCCATTGCGAAACGGGATATTGACTGTAGTGTTATTCACAAGAATCCGCACGCTGGAGTAGTGCATGCGGCAACAGAAGCGCGCGTCAATCTAGCGCGGCCGCGGTCATATCCAGGTCATGAGTGCGGTATCAAGACATGTCAAAATAA contains:
- the LOC109066768 gene encoding transmembrane protein 201, with the protein product MESFNQILLQYPPFLVGGVGATAIAAGGTLIYRIATRKKPTHVKVNCWFCNQDTIVPYGNRNCWDCPYCEQYNGFQENGDYNKPIPAQHMEHLNHGVSAGVPETPKTLQWVNCQMLLCKKCNNNQTLKIKQLASFIPRDDENYDEEIEVYKHHLEQTFKLCRPCQTAVEYYIKHQNRQLRALLFNHQLRRSRDADKAFIKNNYSLTTPAWLILLRVFAFLACAFLVAVALSGSGDVASSVMQTLSGGVTSPKRPLQNDSESNAEEGSMMWDDLVGLLPEKAVENARLVWQSGSDHQMAVASVGLLTCITGVLMAGPVRLRRIDAVASVLWLLVICFYLAECYLKTDIPDWLEMVKLGITSVCCLVGFAAAVATHKSTSQRRARARRYLSGSSPGPYYSNHCPPLSAPVSGSSTFIPTPPPNLSQLLIRQQSHRTRKASPSSLPGRLNRALSLGTIPSLARADSGFLFSGSRPSSQCKDSPPSDYYSLKSGSRPSSPGPSPTPSVAGSVTSTSSSARQRRPLISPARLNISGQKLQLFSSPLESFSLAPPPPFLSEQSHVHSGGFLPDVPHVHSQNHGSLIDEGSVFEHVEKRMDSSSASSDCHVDTTTGNGMDSKPGWKGFWGLKLWPGILFTSLTINFTFICVYLYYNLEMRI